In the genome of Bradyrhizobium sp. CIAT3101, one region contains:
- a CDS encoding nitrate reductase cytochrome c-type subunit — MMKRLGIALLACAIAAGASSLTAQTVNSGLRGPTPLNDEGPAPPMLPNRNTSERESRNYPEQPPVIPHTIDGYQIDLNGNKCLSCHARARTAESQAPMVSITHFMDRDGQFLASISPRRFFCTECHVPQNTAVPPVSNDFTDIDTLLSRASPGGRR; from the coding sequence ATGATGAAACGCCTCGGCATAGCCCTGCTCGCCTGCGCGATCGCCGCCGGCGCAAGCTCGCTGACCGCGCAGACGGTGAATTCGGGCCTGCGCGGCCCGACGCCCCTCAACGACGAAGGTCCGGCGCCGCCGATGCTGCCGAACCGCAATACGTCGGAGCGGGAGTCGCGCAACTATCCGGAGCAGCCGCCGGTGATCCCGCATACGATCGACGGCTACCAGATCGATCTCAACGGCAACAAATGCCTGTCCTGCCACGCGCGGGCGCGCACCGCGGAATCGCAGGCGCCGATGGTCTCGATCACGCACTTCATGGACCGCGACGGCCAGTTCCTGGCCTCGATCTCGCCGCGCCGCTTCTTCTGCACCGAATGCCACGTGCCGCAGAACACCGCGGTGCCGCCGGTGAGCAACGATTTTACGGACATCGATACCTTGCTGTCGCGCGCAAGCCCGGGTGGCCGGCGATGA
- the napA gene encoding nitrate reductase catalytic subunit NapA — MTSPKLDRRQMLKLEAAAIAAAAAGMPAPALAANLVAERDASELKWDKAACRFCGTGCSVMVATKDNRVVATHGDIKAEVNRGLNCVKGYFLSKIMYGHDRLTQPMLRKTGGKYDKNGDFTPVSWTEAFDIMELKWKEAFKKRGPNGVAMFGSGQWTIWEGYAASKLFKAGFRTNNIDPNARHCMASAVAGMMRTFGIDEPAGCYDDIEATDAFVLWGSNMAEMHPILWTRLADRRLSAPHVRVAVLSTFEHRSFDLADIGMVFKPQTDLYILNAIANHIITTGRVNKDFVAAHTIFRRGQTDIGYGLRPEHPLQKKATGAAKANDSTDMSYDEYVKFVSDYTLEKAAQMSGVPLNRLEALAELYADPKTKVVSFWTMGFNQHTRGVWCNNLVYNIHLLTGKISSPGNSPFSLTGQPSACGTAREVGTFSHRLPADMVVTNKEHRDKAEHLWLLPEGTIPDKNGAHAVLQSRMLKDGLINAYWVQVNNNLQAGPNANEETYPGFRNPDNFIVVSDAYPSVTALAADLILPTAMWVEKEGAYGNAERRTQFWHQLVQAPGEAKSDLWQLMEFSKRFKIEEVWPEELIAKKPEVRGKTLFDVLYKNGQVDKFPVTEIEEGYANEESNAFGFYVQKGLFEEYASFGRGHGHDLAPFESYHKERGLRWPVVNGQETRWRFREGSDPYVKQGTDVQFYGYPDGRARIFALPYEPPAESPDNEYPFWLSTGRVLEHWHSGTMTRRVPELYKAFPEAVCFMHPDDAAEAKLRRGDEVKVVSRRGFIRARVETRGRDRPPKGLVFVPWFDESKLINKVTLDATDPISLQTDYKKCAVRIERVNVS; from the coding sequence ATGACATCGCCAAAGCTCGACCGCCGCCAGATGCTGAAGCTCGAGGCCGCCGCCATCGCGGCCGCCGCAGCCGGAATGCCGGCACCTGCGCTCGCCGCCAATCTCGTCGCCGAGCGCGACGCATCCGAACTGAAATGGGACAAGGCCGCCTGCCGCTTCTGCGGCACCGGCTGCTCGGTGATGGTCGCGACCAAGGACAACCGGGTCGTCGCCACCCACGGCGACATCAAGGCCGAGGTCAATCGCGGCCTGAACTGCGTCAAGGGCTACTTCCTCTCCAAGATCATGTATGGCCATGACCGCCTCACCCAGCCGATGTTGCGCAAGACGGGCGGCAAATACGACAAGAACGGCGACTTCACGCCGGTGTCGTGGACCGAAGCCTTCGACATCATGGAATTGAAGTGGAAGGAGGCCTTCAAGAAGCGCGGCCCGAACGGCGTCGCCATGTTCGGCTCCGGCCAGTGGACGATCTGGGAAGGCTATGCGGCGTCAAAGCTGTTCAAGGCCGGCTTCCGCACCAACAATATCGATCCCAATGCACGCCACTGCATGGCCTCGGCCGTCGCCGGCATGATGCGCACCTTCGGCATCGACGAACCGGCCGGCTGCTATGACGACATCGAGGCCACCGATGCCTTCGTGCTGTGGGGCTCCAACATGGCGGAGATGCACCCCATCCTGTGGACGCGCCTGGCCGACCGCCGGCTCTCCGCACCGCATGTCCGCGTCGCCGTGCTCTCGACCTTCGAGCACCGCTCGTTCGACCTCGCCGACATCGGCATGGTGTTCAAGCCGCAGACCGATCTCTACATCCTCAACGCCATCGCCAACCACATCATCACAACCGGACGCGTCAACAAGGACTTTGTCGCCGCGCATACCATCTTCCGGCGCGGCCAGACCGATATCGGCTACGGCCTGCGGCCCGAGCATCCGCTGCAGAAGAAGGCGACGGGCGCGGCGAAGGCGAACGACTCCACCGACATGAGCTATGACGAATACGTCAAGTTCGTCTCGGACTACACGCTGGAGAAGGCGGCGCAGATGTCCGGCGTGCCGCTCAATCGGCTGGAGGCGCTGGCCGAGCTCTATGCCGATCCGAAGACGAAAGTGGTCTCGTTCTGGACCATGGGCTTCAACCAGCACACCCGCGGCGTCTGGTGCAACAACCTCGTCTATAACATCCATCTCCTGACCGGAAAGATCTCCTCGCCCGGCAACAGCCCGTTCTCGCTGACCGGCCAGCCCTCGGCGTGCGGCACCGCGCGCGAGGTCGGCACCTTCTCTCACCGCCTGCCCGCCGACATGGTCGTGACCAACAAGGAGCATCGCGACAAGGCGGAGCATCTCTGGCTGCTGCCCGAAGGCACCATTCCCGACAAGAACGGCGCCCACGCCGTGCTGCAAAGCCGGATGCTGAAGGACGGCCTGATCAACGCCTATTGGGTGCAGGTCAACAACAATTTGCAGGCCGGCCCGAACGCCAACGAGGAAACCTATCCGGGCTTCCGCAATCCCGACAATTTCATCGTGGTCTCGGACGCCTATCCGTCTGTGACGGCGCTGGCCGCCGACCTGATCCTGCCGACCGCGATGTGGGTGGAGAAGGAAGGCGCCTACGGCAATGCCGAGCGGCGCACGCAGTTCTGGCACCAGCTCGTGCAGGCGCCGGGCGAAGCCAAGTCCGATCTGTGGCAGCTCATGGAGTTTTCAAAACGATTCAAGATCGAGGAAGTCTGGCCGGAGGAGCTGATCGCCAAGAAACCGGAGGTTCGCGGCAAGACGCTGTTCGACGTGCTCTACAAGAACGGCCAGGTCGACAAGTTTCCTGTTACGGAGATCGAGGAAGGTTACGCCAACGAGGAATCCAATGCGTTCGGCTTCTACGTGCAGAAGGGCCTGTTCGAGGAATACGCCTCGTTCGGCCGCGGCCATGGCCACGACCTCGCGCCGTTCGAAAGCTATCACAAGGAGCGCGGCCTGCGCTGGCCGGTGGTGAACGGCCAGGAAACGCGCTGGCGTTTCCGCGAGGGCAGCGATCCCTACGTCAAGCAGGGCACCGACGTGCAGTTCTACGGCTACCCCGACGGCAGGGCGCGCATCTTCGCCCTGCCCTACGAGCCGCCGGCGGAATCGCCCGACAATGAATACCCGTTCTGGCTCTCGACCGGCCGCGTGCTGGAGCACTGGCATTCCGGCACCATGACGCGCCGCGTGCCCGAGCTCTACAAGGCATTCCCCGAAGCCGTCTGCTTCATGCATCCGGACGACGCCGCGGAGGCAAAGCTTCGCCGCGGCGACGAGGTGAAGGTGGTCTCGCGCCGCGGCTTCATCCGCGCCCGCGTCGAGACCCGCGGCCGCGACCGGCCGCCGAAGGGACTCGTGTTCGTGCCGTGGTTCGACGAGTCCAAGCTGATCAACAAGGTGACGCTCGACGCCACCGATCCGATCTCGTTGCAGACCGACTACAAGAAATGCGCCGTGCGCATCGAGCGGGTGAACGTGTCATGA
- a CDS encoding chaperone NapD, which yields MAHTTLNRRALITGRVLSTERVIPPPGCEIASIIVQARPERLAALEAEIAAIPGCEIHGRDARGKLVVVTEAPDAGSLGTILNTIQSLGDVYSAALVFHAIETT from the coding sequence ATGGCCCACACCACTCTCAACCGCCGTGCATTGATCACCGGCCGGGTGCTCAGCACCGAGCGCGTCATCCCCCCGCCGGGCTGCGAGATCGCCAGCATCATCGTGCAGGCGCGCCCCGAGCGCCTCGCCGCGCTGGAGGCCGAGATCGCCGCGATTCCGGGCTGCGAAATCCATGGCCGCGACGCGCGCGGAAAACTCGTCGTCGTGACCGAAGCGCCGGACGCCGGCAGCCTCGGCACCATCCTCAACACCATCCAGTCGCTGGGAGACGTGTATTCCGCAGCGCTGGTCTTTCACGCCATCGAAACGACCTGA
- the napE gene encoding periplasmic nitrate reductase, NapE protein: MSAPDDTMSRVRRKRMEIFAFLFLTAVVMPVLAVGTVGSYGLGVWIYQMFAGPPGPPSSPH, translated from the coding sequence ATGTCGGCCCCTGACGACACGATGTCGCGCGTGCGCCGTAAGCGCATGGAGATCTTTGCGTTCCTGTTCCTGACCGCGGTCGTGATGCCCGTCCTCGCGGTCGGAACGGTCGGCTCTTACGGGCTCGGCGTCTGGATCTACCAGATGTTCGCCGGCCCTCCCGGCCCACCCTCCTCACCGCATTGA
- a CDS encoding helix-turn-helix domain-containing protein — protein sequence MISVSGLTAIDLGFRGAASGVFLLIVLVALQRRAANQNSFLGIAMCAGGMFYAIVTAPSFPKASWWWTMPIVSSLPALFWLWARAAFDDDFILRRWHGGLWLAVVALGFAVSLSWPQWPALARGGGKVLSLVVLGLALAAAIQTVKTWRVDLVMRRRRLRLAVLAINVVTIGLVAVAALSDIPVGVPGASGSLPTALSMFVMATLAALGVLSPPVAAVSDATAAIASGEAGRPARVADRAAAERGAVDPQVVIDPRVVIDPRVVIDPRGAIDPAVAVDPILLRRLDHLMTVERAYRQEGLAIGALAARLDVPEHRLRRAINEGLGYRNFNAFLNRYRIEDARLALSDAAQREVPVLTIAMDSGFQSIGPFNRAFKAETGVTPTEFRREALNRLDTDCVPRGGIATA from the coding sequence ATGATCAGCGTGAGCGGGCTGACGGCCATCGACCTCGGGTTTCGCGGCGCGGCCAGCGGCGTGTTCCTGTTGATCGTCCTGGTGGCGCTGCAGCGCCGTGCCGCCAATCAGAACAGCTTCCTTGGCATCGCCATGTGCGCGGGAGGCATGTTCTATGCGATCGTGACCGCGCCGTCCTTTCCCAAGGCATCCTGGTGGTGGACGATGCCCATCGTGTCCTCGCTCCCCGCCCTTTTCTGGTTATGGGCGCGTGCGGCGTTCGATGACGATTTCATTCTGAGGCGATGGCATGGTGGCCTGTGGCTGGCCGTCGTGGCCCTCGGATTTGCAGTGTCGCTCAGTTGGCCGCAATGGCCCGCTTTGGCCAGGGGCGGCGGCAAGGTCCTGTCGTTGGTCGTCCTCGGGCTCGCGCTGGCCGCCGCGATCCAGACGGTCAAGACATGGCGCGTGGATCTGGTGATGCGCAGGCGCCGGCTGCGGCTGGCGGTGCTCGCCATCAATGTCGTGACCATCGGACTCGTCGCCGTTGCGGCCTTGTCTGATATTCCCGTGGGAGTCCCCGGCGCGTCCGGCAGCCTGCCGACCGCGCTCAGCATGTTCGTGATGGCAACGCTCGCGGCCCTGGGCGTGCTCAGTCCGCCGGTGGCGGCGGTCAGCGACGCCACGGCCGCGATCGCATCCGGCGAGGCGGGAAGGCCGGCGCGGGTCGCCGACCGCGCCGCCGCGGAGCGGGGCGCCGTGGATCCCCAGGTCGTCATCGATCCCCGGGTCGTCATCGATCCCAGGGTCGTCATCGATCCCCGCGGCGCCATCGATCCCGCGGTCGCTGTCGACCCGATCCTGTTGCGGCGTCTCGACCATTTGATGACCGTGGAACGAGCCTACCGGCAGGAAGGTCTTGCGATCGGCGCGCTGGCGGCGCGGCTCGATGTCCCCGAGCATCGGCTGCGCCGGGCCATCAACGAAGGACTGGGCTATCGCAACTTCAATGCGTTCCTCAATCGCTACCGCATCGAGGATGCCAGGCTGGCGCTATCAGACGCGGCGCAACGAGAGGTGCCTGTACTGACCATCGCGATGGATTCGGGTTTCCAGTCGATCGGACCCTTCAATCGCGCCTTCAAGGCCGAGACCGGCGTCACCCCGACCGAATTCCGCCGCGAGGCGCTGAACCGGCTGGACACCGACTGTGTCCCGCGCGGCGGAATTGCGACTGCGTAG
- a CDS encoding LLM class flavin-dependent oxidoreductase, translated as MKFGIFYELQLPRPWVAGDELALYQNALSQMELADRLGYDHAWVVEHHFLEEYSHSPSPESFLAAASQRTKNIRLGHGILQLTTNHPARVAERVAVLDLLSNGRCEFGMGESASITELTPFGRDMETKKEVFEEAVAAIFPMFKDAGAEHHGKYFDIPLRNVVPKPVQKPHPPLWMACSQLPTIERAGRHGFGALGFQFVSADAAHAWVHAYYNAMTKRLSKLADYEINPNMALVSFFMCAKTDEEARARADGATFFQFALRFYGASQNRQRPAPYTVNMWDEYNKWKRDNPEAQEAALRGGLIGSPETIRKKLKRFQSSHIDQVILLNQAGKNSHEHICESLELFGREVMPEFQNDPAQAAWKRSVMSGEIKLEEIDTEAFTDRYGKLAINVAPAKAAAG; from the coding sequence ATGAAGTTCGGCATCTTCTACGAGCTGCAACTGCCGCGGCCCTGGGTGGCCGGCGACGAGCTCGCCCTTTACCAGAACGCGCTCTCGCAGATGGAACTCGCCGACCGTCTCGGCTACGACCACGCCTGGGTCGTCGAGCATCACTTCCTTGAAGAATATTCGCACTCGCCGTCGCCCGAATCGTTCCTCGCCGCCGCGAGCCAGCGCACCAAGAACATCCGGCTCGGCCACGGCATCCTCCAGCTCACCACCAATCATCCTGCGCGCGTCGCCGAGCGCGTTGCGGTGCTCGACCTCTTGTCCAACGGCCGCTGCGAATTCGGCATGGGCGAGAGCGCCTCGATCACCGAGCTGACGCCGTTCGGCCGCGACATGGAGACCAAGAAGGAGGTCTTCGAGGAGGCCGTCGCTGCGATCTTCCCGATGTTCAAGGACGCAGGCGCCGAGCACCACGGCAAGTATTTCGACATCCCCTTGCGGAATGTCGTGCCGAAGCCGGTGCAGAAGCCGCATCCGCCGCTGTGGATGGCCTGCTCGCAGCTGCCGACCATCGAGCGTGCCGGTCGCCACGGCTTTGGCGCGCTCGGCTTCCAGTTCGTCAGTGCCGACGCCGCGCATGCCTGGGTGCACGCCTACTACAACGCCATGACGAAGCGGCTCTCCAAGCTCGCCGACTACGAGATCAATCCGAACATGGCGCTGGTGTCGTTCTTCATGTGCGCCAAGACCGATGAAGAGGCCCGTGCGCGCGCCGACGGCGCCACCTTCTTCCAGTTCGCGCTGCGCTTCTACGGCGCCTCGCAGAACCGCCAGCGCCCCGCGCCCTACACGGTCAACATGTGGGACGAGTACAACAAGTGGAAGCGCGACAATCCGGAAGCACAGGAGGCGGCCCTGCGCGGCGGCCTGATCGGCTCGCCCGAGACGATCCGCAAGAAGCTCAAGCGCTTTCAGTCGTCGCATATCGACCAGGTCATTCTGCTGAATCAAGCGGGCAAGAACAGCCACGAGCACATCTGCGAATCCCTCGAACTGTTCGGCCGCGAGGTGATGCCCGAATTCCAGAACGACCCGGCGCAGGCCGCCTGGAAGAGGAGCGTGATGAGCGGCGAGATCAAGCTGGAAGAGATCGATACCGAGGCGTTTACGGACCGCTACGGCAAGCTCGCCATCAACGTGGCGCCGGCGAAGGCAGCGGCGGGGTAG
- a CDS encoding DUF2200 domain-containing protein, whose product MAKHRIYTTSFASVYPLYVAKAEKKGRSKAEVDQIISWLTGYGHKELQVQLERKTDFETFFAEAPEINPSRALIKGVVCGVRVEEIEEPTMREIRYLDKLIDELARGKKMDQILRRK is encoded by the coding sequence GTGGCAAAACACCGGATCTACACGACGAGCTTCGCAAGCGTGTATCCGCTTTACGTCGCGAAGGCGGAGAAGAAGGGGCGTTCGAAGGCCGAGGTCGATCAGATCATCTCATGGTTGACCGGCTATGGTCATAAGGAGCTGCAAGTCCAACTTGAAAGAAAGACGGACTTTGAAACCTTCTTCGCAGAGGCCCCTGAGATCAATCCCTCGCGCGCCCTGATCAAAGGCGTGGTGTGTGGGGTTCGGGTGGAGGAGATCGAAGAACCAACGATGCGGGAGATCCGCTATCTGGACAAGTTGATCGACGAACTGGCCCGGGGCAAGAAGATGGACCAGATCCTGCGAAGAAAGTGA
- a CDS encoding helix-turn-helix transcriptional regulator, with the protein MRIHAAPPTPAAGDVTPAVLAIGRADFPNILIDTLRRQAGVGHCMVFALTRAGAASCLLDVGNIPTGGDLGAAYAGQFHESDPNRDALFEGEGSAPIVLPSFAPRMYGARYRKIFFNDSNIVDKCATAIWVDDTCFYVNFYRITTQGRFTDVQRARLQAIAPAIGASVARHFQQAATATPDQDLAALFATRAPLSLLTPREQDVCRRILLGFSSEAISKGLGISLHSTLTYRKRAYERLGISAQNELFGIVLRLLAGARGLN; encoded by the coding sequence ATGCGCATCCACGCGGCGCCCCCAACTCCAGCGGCCGGCGACGTCACGCCGGCGGTGCTCGCCATCGGCCGCGCTGACTTCCCGAACATCCTCATCGACACGCTGCGCCGGCAGGCCGGGGTCGGCCATTGCATGGTGTTTGCACTGACACGCGCAGGCGCTGCGAGCTGTCTGCTCGATGTCGGCAACATCCCGACCGGCGGCGATCTCGGCGCGGCCTATGCCGGGCAGTTCCACGAATCCGATCCCAATCGCGATGCGTTGTTCGAAGGCGAGGGCAGTGCGCCGATCGTGCTGCCGTCCTTCGCGCCGCGCATGTATGGCGCGCGCTACCGCAAGATCTTCTTCAACGACTCCAACATTGTCGACAAATGCGCCACCGCGATCTGGGTCGATGATACCTGCTTCTACGTCAATTTCTACCGCATCACGACCCAGGGCCGTTTCACCGATGTCCAGCGTGCGCGGCTGCAGGCGATCGCGCCGGCGATCGGCGCCAGCGTCGCGCGCCATTTCCAGCAGGCCGCGACTGCGACGCCCGACCAGGATCTCGCCGCGCTGTTTGCGACGCGCGCGCCACTGTCGTTGCTGACGCCGCGCGAGCAGGACGTCTGCCGGCGCATCCTGCTCGGCTTCAGCTCCGAGGCGATCTCGAAAGGACTCGGCATCAGCCTGCATTCGACCCTGACTTACCGCAAGCGCGCCTATGAGCGGCTCGGCATTTCCGCGCAGAATGAATTGTTCGGAATCGTGCTGCGGCTGCTCGCGGGGGCCCGTGGCCTGAACTGA
- a CDS encoding ABC transporter substrate-binding protein, with amino-acid sequence MRRRALIFSGTAALGYAAATWRAQGRAQQEKTWRIGVLVPGFFAGPTGNLLEVFRHELRALGYIEGENLHVDQRAAEGHIERLPVLANELVALGPDVIVAVATPAIAAAQRATSSIPIVMTPATDPVGSGFVKSFSHPGGNITGLANMYGDSMTKVFDVLRSILPSAKKIAVLMSDNPTHPGLFEVANDAAKVLGFSAIPIAAATPEDLDRAFRDIADERCDAVFVLADPIRPSIVPLAAAARIPDIYQISEFVEAGGLASYGPRLLAMWRRSAHYVVRLFKGAKPDELPIEQPTKFDLVINLKTAKSLGLALPATLLAQADEVIER; translated from the coding sequence ATGAGACGTCGAGCTCTCATTTTTAGCGGGACTGCAGCACTTGGATATGCTGCGGCCACATGGCGAGCGCAGGGGCGGGCACAGCAAGAAAAAACTTGGCGCATCGGAGTTCTGGTCCCGGGCTTTTTCGCCGGCCCGACCGGCAATTTACTCGAAGTCTTCAGGCACGAGTTGCGCGCCCTCGGCTACATCGAAGGCGAGAACCTCCACGTCGATCAGCGGGCGGCTGAAGGGCACATTGAACGCTTGCCAGTCTTAGCAAATGAACTCGTCGCGTTGGGTCCCGATGTAATCGTTGCCGTAGCGACTCCAGCGATCGCCGCGGCGCAACGCGCGACATCATCCATTCCAATTGTCATGACCCCGGCTACTGACCCTGTTGGGTCCGGCTTCGTGAAGAGTTTTTCCCATCCCGGAGGAAATATTACCGGTCTGGCAAATATGTACGGAGACAGCATGACCAAAGTTTTCGACGTGCTTCGGTCCATTCTCCCAAGTGCAAAGAAGATCGCCGTCTTGATGTCTGATAACCCGACACATCCAGGGTTGTTTGAGGTAGCGAATGACGCCGCCAAAGTTCTGGGGTTTTCAGCCATTCCAATAGCGGCTGCAACGCCAGAAGATTTAGATCGAGCATTCCGCGATATCGCGGATGAAAGGTGTGACGCCGTATTCGTTCTGGCGGACCCCATTCGCCCGTCGATCGTCCCGCTAGCCGCGGCCGCTCGGATTCCTGACATCTATCAAATCAGTGAGTTCGTTGAAGCTGGCGGGCTGGCAAGCTACGGTCCGCGGTTGTTGGCAATGTGGAGGCGCTCGGCGCATTATGTAGTTAGATTATTCAAGGGCGCCAAACCTGACGAATTGCCAATCGAACAGCCGACCAAATTCGATCTGGTAATCAATCTCAAGACTGCCAAGTCGCTCGGCCTCGCGTTGCCGGCGACGCTACTCGCTCAGGCCGACGAGGTGATCGAAAGATGA